AAGATACCATGATTACGGCTGTTTTTTTCAATGCCGGAGATTTGAAATCGGAGGTGTGGAAACTGCTCGATGCGTATAAAAGTATCACCGATATGGTCGTGGCATCCGTACGTAACTTGTCTCAGGAAGACCTTCTATCGTTTCAGGACCGGGTTCAGGTAAGGATTATCTCCCACTCGGATACCTTCCCCTTTTCCAATCATTACGAGACGCCGCTGACACTGGGCATTGACCGCATGGTGCTTTCGGCCGGGGCGGTATTGGCCTTTCCAAAACAACACCGGCTGGTGATTGACGCGGGCACCTGCATTACCTACGACTTCATTAACAGCGACGACCAGTACCTGGGTGGTGCGATTTCACCGGGTATCAGGCTCCGTTATGCGGCACTGCACCAATATACCGCAAAACTCCCGCTGTTGGAACGGGACACGCCTCTCGATTTCATTGGCAGATCCACGCAGCAATCCATACACTCGGGCGTAGTAAATGGGGTAGTACATGAAATCGACGGATTCGTACGTAGCTATGAGCATGACTACCCAAACTTTACGATAATTTTAACGGGCGGTGACGCAGTTTTTTTGGCTAAACAATTAAAAAATACCATATTTGCCAATTCAAATTTTCTGCTTGAAAGTCTGAACCACATTTTTCAATACACAATCAAGAATGATTAAAAAATTTTTAGCTGGCATCGTGTTGCTTTTTTCCCTTGCAATTACTGCCCAATCAGGAACTTCTTCCCCTTATTCTTTTTACGGCATCGGCGATGTCACTTTTAAGGGGGCTGCCGAAAACAGGTTCATGGGAGGCGTTGCCGTGTTTTCAGACAGTATTCACCTGAACCTGCAAAACCCCGCATCGATAGCGGGACTGAGGCTTACCACGTTCACAGTCGGTGGTACGAACAGCCGCAATAAACTGGTAACCAACACTCAGGAAGGCAAGGCGTCCAGAACGTCGATTGACTACCTGGCCCTGGCGCTTCCTATCGGGAAATGGGCGGTTTCCGCATCGTTGTTGCCATACTCATCCGTGGGTTACCGCACGCAGTCGCTTGCCCAGAATGTAAACGAGACCAGCAGCAGGTTTGAAGGCAGCGGCGGACTAAACAAGGCCTCGATAGGTACTGCATACCGGCTCAACAACCGCTGGAATATCGGTGCCAACATAGAATACAATTTTGGTGAGATCTCAACCTCCAGTTACGAGTTCCTCCCGCAAATCCAGCTCGGGTCGCGTGAGAAAAACCTCTCGAACATCAGCGGGGTGACGTTCAATACCGGCTTGATGTTCCAGTCGCGCGTCAATAATAAGTTTGACGTTTTCGGGAGCTTCACCTTCACCCCGGAAACTAAGCTGACGCTCCAGAATGAACGCACAATCGCAACGGTAACCAGCGTTAACTCATCAGGAACTGACGAAATCAAGGTCGACGTGCCCGATACGACCGTAAACCTTCCCACTAAGTTTTCCTTCGGTGGCGGCTTCGGAGTGGTCAGGAAATGGCTGATCGGTACGGAGATCACGTTCCGAAAGTCTGGAAACCTGGGCAGCCGGTTCGCCGACATCAATAACGTAGGTTACGAAAACTCACAAAAGTATGCCGTGGGTGGCTATTTCATCCCGAACTATAACGCTTACAACGGCTACTTCAAAAGGGTAACATACCGTGGCGGACTTCGGTATGAGAAAACGGGACTGGTGATTGCCGGAAAATCCATCGAGGATATGGCAGTGACCGCCGGTTTTGGCCTGCCTTTGGGAACCGGCACTTTTTCCAATATCAACCTTGGCGCCGAATTTGGTCGTAAAGGCACGAAAGCAGCCGGACTTGTTAGGGAAAATTATGCTAACTTTACCCTGAGCCTTTCGCTGAACGACAGATGGTTCGTGAAAAGGAAATACGATTAACCTCCGGCCGCGCCCGGTTTTGACGATGACCCGTAAACTGAAAATACAATCGCTGCTGCTGTCCTTTTTTGCAATCCCTTTTTTATGGAGCTGTGAAAGCAATTTCAAGGATGTACAGAAATTTTATTTTTCGGAATTTATGCCTACCGGTGAAGCGGATTCCATCAATCTGAAATATACCGATTCAGGAAAAATCACCGCAGTGCTTGCCAGTCGGCGCATGCTCGATTACAGTACGGTAAAGTTTCCGTTTACCGAATTTCCGAAGGGGATTGACCTGACGCTGTACGATAAGAATGCCAGAAAGACCTTCATCAAATCCGATTACGCCGTGAGTTTTAAGGGCACGGATATGATTGACCTGCGCGGGAATGTACGCATCACGTCTGAAGCCGGGCAGCAGCTTACAACCGAACAGCTGTATTTCGACCAGAAGAACGAATGGTTTTTCACCGAAAAAAACTTTAAATTTACAGACCCGAAAAGCGGATCGACGAACGGTGAAGGCATTGATTTCAATAAGGACTTCACAAGGGTCAATTTCCAGAAAGTCAACGGACTTATCAACGAATCGGCCAACACAAAATTATAATTATGAACAATTATTTCAAATATACGCCTTACCTGTACCTCATAGTGGCGCTGGTTGCCGCGTACAAAAGCATTGCGGTCTGGAGTGCAGAGCCCGATCAGGCTTACCTGTTTCTCGGAATCACGGTGTTATGCCTTTTTATGTTCGGCTTCCGGTTGTGGTTTATCAAACGGATGGACGCACGCAACCGCAAACCGTAAACCATGGAAGCGGGCATTATCATTGCATTGTGCTTAGTGCTCTCGGCTTTTTTTTCGGGCATGGAAATTGCCTTTATCTCTTCCAATAAGGTGTATCTGGGCATCGAGAAGATGCAGGATACGTTTGTATCCAGGACCCTTTCCAGACTTACTGAAAAACCTTCCATGTTTATCGCGTCAATGCTTATCGGCAACAACATAGCGCTCGTCATATACGGTTTTTACATGGGGAGTGTCGTGATGCAATGGCTCTCAGGCTATGGCGGACTGTCCGAGGGGTTTTCCGGGCTGCTGCTGCAAACGGTCATTTCCACCTTTATTATCCTGATTACATCAGAGTTCCTGCCCAAGGTTTTTTTTCAGGTGTATGCCAACAGCCTGATCAAGTTCTTTGCGGTACCGGCCTATTTTTTTTACCGGATTTTTTATTTCATTTCGGCGTTCATCATGTGGATTTCAGACATGGTGTTGCGCAAAGTTTTCAATTCGGGCGGCGACGAGGAGCAGCTGCTGTTCAGCAAGGTGGAGCTGGGGAACTATATTTCCGAGCAGATGAGTGCCGTCGAGGACGATGCTGAAGTCGATTCGGAAATCCAGATTTTCCGTAACGCCCTGGAGTTTTCCGGTGTGAAAGCGCGCGAAATCATGAATCCGCGTACTGAAATCGCCGCGGTCGAAGTGCACGATTCCGTCGTCGACCTCCGGGAACTGTTTATCGAAACCGGCTATTCCAAAATACTTGTGTACCAGCACTCGCTTGACGATATCATCGGTTACATCCATTCCTTTGAATTGTTTAAGAAACCCAAAAGCATCAAGTCAGTAATGATTGCGGTTGAGTTTGTGCCGGAAACCATGCTGATCAAGGATGTGATGGCGCTGCTGACGAAAAAAAGGAAGAATGTCGCCGTAGTGCTTGATGAATACGGAGGTACGTCCGGTATGCTGACGATTGAAGATATTGTCGAGGAGCTGTTCGGTGAGATCGAGGACGAGCACGATGCCGATGACAGCCTCATTGAGCAGGAGCTCGAGCCCGGCGTATTCCTGTTCTCGACACGGTTTGATGTGGAGTACATCAACCAGTCTTATAAACTGGACATTCCCGAAAGCGATTCGTACAGTACCCTCGGCGGGTTCATTGTAAACCATACCAAAGAAATTCCCCAACAGGGTGAAAGCATCCATATAGACCGATTCCATTTCGTCATCGAGGCCGCCACGGATAAAAAAATCGAGCTTGTAAAAATGACTGTCAGGGAGTAAGCCGAAAAAAAAATCCGCTTTTTTAGCGAAAATATTTTGGCGAAGTACGATTATTTGACAGATAATTGTATTTTCGCAAACTGAATTAAAAAAATAACAGAACAGAAATGGCAGTTTTATCAAAAATCAGGCAACGTTCGATATTGTTGATCGCAGTGATCGGCTTTTGCCTCTTTGCATTTATAATCGGGGATCTTGTACAAAGCAACCTGTTTTCAAGGAGCGCCAACAACATTGGTAGCGTAAACGGACATGACCTCCCTATGGATGAATTTAAGACCAAGGTTGAAAATGTCACCAAA
The nucleotide sequence above comes from Flavobacterium magnum. Encoded proteins:
- a CDS encoding type III pantothenate kinase: MVLAIDAGNTRIKGAVFEEDTMITAVFFNAGDLKSEVWKLLDAYKSITDMVVASVRNLSQEDLLSFQDRVQVRIISHSDTFPFSNHYETPLTLGIDRMVLSAGAVLAFPKQHRLVIDAGTCITYDFINSDDQYLGGAISPGIRLRYAALHQYTAKLPLLERDTPLDFIGRSTQQSIHSGVVNGVVHEIDGFVRSYEHDYPNFTIILTGGDAVFLAKQLKNTIFANSNFLLESLNHIFQYTIKND
- the lptC gene encoding LPS export ABC transporter periplasmic protein LptC, producing MTRKLKIQSLLLSFFAIPFLWSCESNFKDVQKFYFSEFMPTGEADSINLKYTDSGKITAVLASRRMLDYSTVKFPFTEFPKGIDLTLYDKNARKTFIKSDYAVSFKGTDMIDLRGNVRITSEAGQQLTTEQLYFDQKNEWFFTEKNFKFTDPKSGSTNGEGIDFNKDFTRVNFQKVNGLINESANTKL
- a CDS encoding hemolysin family protein; this translates as MEAGIIIALCLVLSAFFSGMEIAFISSNKVYLGIEKMQDTFVSRTLSRLTEKPSMFIASMLIGNNIALVIYGFYMGSVVMQWLSGYGGLSEGFSGLLLQTVISTFIILITSEFLPKVFFQVYANSLIKFFAVPAYFFYRIFYFISAFIMWISDMVLRKVFNSGGDEEQLLFSKVELGNYISEQMSAVEDDAEVDSEIQIFRNALEFSGVKAREIMNPRTEIAAVEVHDSVVDLRELFIETGYSKILVYQHSLDDIIGYIHSFELFKKPKSIKSVMIAVEFVPETMLIKDVMALLTKKRKNVAVVLDEYGGTSGMLTIEDIVEELFGEIEDEHDADDSLIEQELEPGVFLFSTRFDVEYINQSYKLDIPESDSYSTLGGFIVNHTKEIPQQGESIHIDRFHFVIEAATDKKIELVKMTVRE